GCGATCCAGAGGGCCGAGCTGCGGATCCGTGTCTCCTCGTTCGTCGACGAGACCGCCAACGTCTGCCAGTGGCAGATCCCGGCCAGCCACTACCTGGAGAGCTGGGGCGACATCCGCGCGCACGACGGCAGCGCGATGGTCGTGCAGCCCCTGATCCGCCCGCTGTACCAGTCGAAGTCCTACTCGCAGGTCCTCGCACTGATTCTCGGCGACGCCGGGGCCTCCGACCTCGCCCTGGTCCAGGAAACCTGGCGCGCGGCGGCGGAGGGCGACTTCGACCGGCAGTGGCGCCGCTGGTTGCACGACGGCGGCATCGCCGGCGGGGCTGCCGCTTCGATCCTGCGCTCGGTCGACACGGCCGCGGTGCGTGAGGCGGCCGGTGAAGTCGGCGCGTCCCGTGGGATGGCCGTCGTCTTCCGTCCCGACCCGACCATCGGCGACGGCCGCTGGGCGAACAACGCCTGGCTGCAGGAGTGCCCGAAGCCCCACACGCGGATCACCTGGGACAACGCGGCCCTGATGAGCCCGCGCACGGCCGAGGCGCTGGACGTGTCGAACGAGGAGATGATCCGGATCACCGCGGGCGACCGCTCGCTCGAGATCGCGGCCTGGATCCTTCCCGGGCACGCCGACGACACCATCACCGTGCACCTGGGCTACGGGCGCGAGCGGGCCGGCCGCATCGGCAACGGCTGCGGATTCGACGCCACCGCCCTGCGCAGCAGCGACGCCTGGTGGCGCGTGGACGGCGTCGAGGTCGAGCCGCTGGGCCAGCGGTACCGCCTGGCCAGCACCCAGACGCACCACAACATGGAAGACCGCTACCTGGTGCGGCACGGTACCATCGAACAGATCCGCAGCGGTCACCACTTCCACGACCCCACGCACGGGATCAAGGTCGACAAGTCCCTGATGCCCGGTCACGAGTACGATGGCTACAAGTGGGGCATGGTGGTCGATCTCAGCACCTGCACCGGTTGCAACGCCTGCGTGGTGGCCTGCCACAGCGAGAACAACATCGCGATCGTGGGCAAGGAAGAGGTCCTGAACGGCCGCGAGCTGCACTGGATGCGCATCGACCGCTACTTCGAGGGCGACCTCGACCAGCCGGCCACCTACCTGCAGCCGGTCATGTGCCAGCACTGCGAGCAGGCGCCGTGCGAGGTGGTCTGTCCGGTGGCCGCCACCGTGCACAGCGAAGAGGGCATCAATACGATGGCCTACAACCGCTGCGTGGGAACTCGCTACTGCGGGAACAACTGCCCGTACAAGGTGCGCCGCTTCAACTTCTATCAGTACGCCGACCAGGACACAGAGTCCCTGAAGCTCGGCCGCAACCCCGACGTCACCGTCCGCCACCGCGGCGTCATGGAGAAGTGCACCTACTGCATCCAGCGGACCAACCAGGCCAAGATCGAGGCCAAGGTGAACGACATGCCGTTGAGCGAGACCGGGCTGCAGTCGGCGTGTCAGCAGGCCTGCCCCACCGAGGCGATCCAGTTCGGCGATCTGAACGATCCCGACACCCGGGTGTCGAAGTGGAAGGAATCGGACCTCGACTACGGGATCCTGACCGAGCTCGGCACCCGCCCGCGGACCACGTATCTGCGCCGTGTGAGCAACCCCAACCCCGAACTCGCGAGGAGTTGACGTGGCCAACGCACCCATGACCGAGGGCGACGACCGTCACCAGCTGACGGCCCCGATCGTCGGCCCGGGCCATACCCCCGCGTCGGTCACCGACAAGATCGCGACCGTGGTCACGGCCGAGACGCCCAAGTGGTGGTTCCTCGGCGCAGCCGCCGCCTTCGGTCTGTTGTCGATCTTCCTGCTGTCGGTCGGCGTCCTCTTCTGGAAGGGTGTCGGGATCTGGGGGATCAACAATCCCGTCTACTGGGGCTTCGCGATCATCAACTTCGTGTGGTGGATCGGGATCGGGCACGCCGGCACGCTGATCTCGGCGATCCTGCTGCTGCTCCGGCAGAACTGGCGGAACTCGATCAACCGCTTCGCCGAGGCCATGACGATCTTCGCCGTGGCTTGCGCGGGCATGTTCCCGCTTCTCCACCTCGGACGCCCCTATCGCTTCTACTATCTGCTGCCACACCCGAACACCTTCGAGCTGTGGCCGCAGTTCCGCAGCCCGCTGATCTGGGACGTCTTCGCGGTCACCACCTATGCCCTGGTGTCGATCCTCTTCTGGTACGTCGGCCTGATCCCCGACCTGGCCACGCTGCGCGACCGGGCCAAGAACCGCTTCGCCGCCTTCGTCTACGGGATCCTCGCCGCCGGCTGGCGCGGGAGCACGAGGCACTGGCACCAGTACGAGGTCGCCTCCATGCTCCTGGCCGGACTGGCCACACCACTCGTGGTGAGCGTGCACACCGTGGTGTCCTTCGACTTCGCCACGAGCCAGCTCCCGGGGTGGCACACCACCATCTTCCCGCCCTACTTCGTGGCGGGTGCCGTGTTCGCCGGCTTCGCCATGGTCATCACCCTGGCCCTGCCGCTGCGCTGGTTGTTCGGCCTGCAGGACTTCATCACGGACACCCACATGGACCTCATGGGCAAGGTCATGCTGGCCACGGGCCTGATCGTGGTCTACGGCTACGCCATCGAGATCTTCGTCGGGTGGTACAGCGGTAGCCCGTACGAGCGCTACATGCTGATCAATCGAATGTCCGGACCCTACATGTGGAGCTACATCGCCCTGTGGGTCTGTAACTTCGCGGCCGTCCAGTTCCTGTGGAGCAAACGGATTCGCAGCAACATGCTCGCGCTCTTCGTGATCTCGATGTTCGTGAACGTCGGCATGTGGCTCGAACGCTTCGTGATCGTGGTCACCAGTCTGCACCGTGACTTCATGCCCTCGAGCTGGGGCATGTACCAGGGCACGATCTGGGACTGGGCCACCTTCGTGGGTACGATCGGCCTGTTCCTGTCGCTCATGTTCCTGTTCATCCGCTTCCTGCCGATGATCAGCATCTTCGAGATGCGGATGATCCTTCCCGAGGCCTCCAAGGCCAAGAAGGGGTCGTGATGGCTGCTGTCACGCACGGGTCGAAGCTCCATGGCATGTTGGCCATGTTCGAGGATCCGGCCGACGTGGTCGAGGCGATCCACCGGACCAAGGAAGAGGGCTACTCGGAGTTCGACACCTTCTCGCCCTATCCGGTCGAGGAGTTCGCCGACGCCCAGGACGCCCATCACAGCTGGTTGCCGTGGATCGTTCTCGCCGGCGGGGTCTTCGGGGCCCTTCTCGGATGGTTCCTCCAGTTCTACACCTCGACCGAGGTCTATCCCATGAACATCGGCGGCCGGCCGTTCAACAGCTGGCCTGCCTTCATCGTGGTGATCTTCGAGTGCACGATCCTCTTCGGCGCCTTCTCGGCCGTCTTCGGCATGCTGGCCCTGAACGGCCTGCCGGCCCCCTACCATCCGCTCTTCAACGTCGAGAGCTTCAAGCGGGCCAGTCAGGATCGCTACTTCCTCCTGATCGAAGCCAAGGACCCTCGCTTCGACGAGCAGCGCACCCGGGACTTCATGCAGAGTCTGGGTCCGAACGAGGTGAGTCCCGTTGAAGAGTAGACGGATCGGGATCGCGTTGATCGCGGCCGCCTTCCTGGCCGTGAGCACCGGCTGCGCCGACATGAAGGACCAGCCGCGCTTCGAGCCCTACGAACAATCCGACTTCTTCCCCGACGGCCGCGCCTCGCGCGAACTCGTCGACGGAACCGTTCCGCGTGGCTTCCTGCGTGAGGACGACGCCTACTACCGCGGCCTCACCGACGACGGAACCTTCGTCGAGCGCATCCCCGCCGCGGTCGACGCGGCCATGCTCGAACGCGGGCGCGAGCGCTACGACATCTTCTGCTCGCCATGCCATTCGATGACCGGCGACGGAAACGGCATGATCGTGCAGCGCGGCTACAAGCAGGCCTCGAGCTACCACCAGCCACGCCTGCGTGCGATCGAGGACGGGTACCTGTACGACGTGATCACCAACGGCTTCGGACAGATGGCGGGCTACGCCTCGCAGATCGATCCCGAGGATCGCTGGGCGATCGTGGCCTACATCCGCGCGCTGCAGCTGGCGCAGTTCACCGACGTGGCCACGGTCGAGCCCGACATCCGCTCCGTGCTGGAGCGCGGCGAGGTCTACGACGTGCGCTCGCTCGAGAAGAAGGACGAAGGAGACGACCATGGCGCAGCACACTGACGGCTGGACCCCGCCGGCCGAGGTCGGCGGACTGCGCAACATCGGCTTCGGTGTCGGGCTGGTCGCCCTGGCCGCGTCGGTCGCCGGCTACTTCGTGGAATCGAAGCAGTTCATGCACAGCTACGCGCTCGCCTACGCCTTCGTCCTGCTCTTCCCGCTCGGTGGACTCGCGCTCATGATGCTGAACCACGTCACCCGCGGCGCCTGGGGCGTGGTGATCCGGCGGATCCTGGAGGCTTCGGCCCGGACCATTCCCTTCATGGCGATCCTCTTCCTGCCGCTCCTCGTCGACGCCTTCACCACTTTCGAAGTGTTCAAGTGGGCGGATCCGGAGGTCGTGGCCGAGGATCCGATCATCGAGTCGAAGGTCGCCTATCTGAATTCGCCGTTCTTCGCGGCACGAGCTGCGTTGTACTTCGCGGTCTGGATCTTCCTCGCCTACACGATCAGTGGATTGTCGCGACGGCAGGACGAGAACGGGGACATGGCCTACGCCCAGCGCATGCAGGGTTATTCGGCCGGTGGCCTGGTGGCCTTCATGATCGTCACCAGCTTCGCGTCGTTCGACTGGCTGATGTCGCTGGATCCCCACTGGTTCTCGAGCATCTACGGCGTGTACTACGCCGGGAGCGCGGCCCTGGCCATGCTCGCCCTCACCGTCCTGGTGGCGGTGTGGCTGAGCAAGCGCGAACCCATGAACGAGGTCTACCGTCGCGGCCATTACGCCGACTGGGGCAAGCTGCTGCTGGCCTTCACCATGCTGTGGGGCTATTTCTCGATTTCGCAGTTGATCATCCTGTGGTCCGGCAACCTGCCCGAGACGGTGCCCTGGTACCTCGTCCGGATCAGTGGCATGTACGAATGGTTCGCGAAGGGCCTGATCGCTCTGGGCTTCTTCGTGCCCTTCGTGCTCCTGCTGTCGGCGGATCTGAAGCGGAATCCCGCGCGCCTGTCCCTCGTGGCCGTCTACATCATCGTGATCCGTTTCGCCGACACCTACTGGCAGGTCATGCCGTCGTTCAACGTGTACCATCCCGAAGAAGCCAGCTTCCACTGGCTCGACTTCTCGCTGGTGCTCGCGCTCGGCGGTCTGTGGCTCGGCGTCTTCTTCGTGCAGCTGGCGAGCCGCCCCCTGATCCCGCGGAACGAGCCCTTCCTCGAGGAGGCACTGACGCACCATGGCTGATCGTCGCCCCGACACCGCACAAGAACCCCACGTGACGGCCGAGCGTCCCGACCAGTTCGATCGCGAGATCTCCTGGAAGGCGATCGGCTGGAGCATGGGTATCATCACGGTCATCACGGTCGCGTCGTTCCTCGGCATGTGGTTCCTCGGCGTGGACTTCCGGGATCGGATGGCCGAGTCCGACTCCCCGGCCCCGCTCGTGGCCGAGAGCCGCGACGAGATCCTGCCTCCGGAGCCCCGGCTGCAGACGACCTCGTACGACGACTGGGCCGAGATGAAGTCCGAACACGAAGAATTCCTGTCCACCTACGCGTGGACCGATCGCAGCCGCGGCAAGGTCCGGATCCCGGTCGACGAGGCCATGCGCCGGATCGCGGAGGACGGCCTGCCCAGCTTCCCCGCTCCCCCGGCGCCCTCGACCCCGGCTTCCGAATCCACGGGATCCGATCCGGTCGAAGGCAACTGACAGGGGGTGTCAACGATGTATGAATCCATGAAGTTGCTCCGATGGACGGTCCTCGGACTGGCCACATTCGCGTTCGTGGCGCAGGCGTCGGTCGCCGATGCCCGCTACGGCAAGCAGGAACGTCTGGAAGAGGACGGGTCGCTGCCCGGCGACCTCCGTGAGGTCGGCTTCGACCAGCGACTGGGCGAAGACGTCCCGCTCGATCTGACCTTCACCGACGAGGCCGGGGAAGAAGTCCGTCTCGGGAAGTTCTTCGGATCGGACAAGCCGGTCGTCCTGGCCCTCGTCTACTACGAGTGCCCCATGCTCTGCGACATGATCCTGAGCGGTCTGACGACCAGCCTCGAGATCCTGAACTTCGATCCCGGCACCGACTACGAGGTCGTCGTGATCAGCTTCGATCCCGGCGAGGATCATTTCCTCGCCTCGGCCAAGAAGCGCGGCTACATGCAGCAGTTCGGACGTCCCGGCACCGAGGGTGGCTTCCACTTCCTGACCGGAACCCCCGAGAACATCGACGCAGTCACCGACGCCGTCGGCTTCACCTACAGCTACGACGAGGATCGCGACGAGTACGCCCACGCCAGTGGGATCACCATCCTGACCCCCGGAGGCAAGATCTCGCGCTATCTCTTCGGGGCAGAATTCGCCCCGAAGGACCTGCGACTCGCGCTGGTCGACTCGGGCGACTCGAAGATCGGCAGTGCCGTCGATCAGCTCCTGCTGTTCTGCTACAACTACGATCCCGCGACGGGGCGCTACGGCGCCGCCACGATGAACCTGGTGCGTCTGGGTGGCGCGCTGACCCTGGTCGCCGTGATCGGGTTCATCGTGTTCTCGCGTCGCCGGGACCGCCAGTCGGCCCGTGTCCCGAACGAGGAGCTTCCGCAATCATGACGCCGCTGCCGTCGATGCTCCCCCTGGCGAACATACCGTTGATGCCGGAGCAGGCGTCGACCATGGCCAAACGGGTCGACGACCTGTACTACGTCATGATCGGGCTGTCGGCCGTCGCGACCATCCTGATCGTCGCGGCGTTGGTGTTCTTCATCGTCCGCTACCGCCGCCGCCACGAAGACGAGATCGGACATCGAGAGCACGCCGGCAACTGGCTCGAGATCACCTGGACGGTGATCCCCGGCCTCATCTTCCTGGGACTGTTCTACTGGGGAGCCCACGTATACTTCGAGAACTACCGCATCCCGGCCGACGCCGAGCGCTACTACGTGGTGGGCAAGCAGTGGATGTGGAAGTACCAACATCCTTCGGGCAATCGCGAGATCAACGACCTGCACGTGCCGGTGGGACGTCCGATCGAGCTGGTCATCACCAGCGAGGACGTGATCCACAGTTTCTACGTGCCGGCCTTCCGGGTGAAGCGCGACGCCGTGCCCGGGCAGTACACCACCGCCTGGTTCGAAGCCACCAAGACGGGGACCTACGACATCTTCTGTGCCGAGTACTGCGGAGCCGAACATTCCCTGATGATCGGCAAGATCCACGTGATGGAAGAGGCCGACTACCAGGAATGGCTCGACGGCAAGAGCGACGGTCGATCGCTGATCGCCACCGGTGAACAGCTCTTCGAGGAGAAGGCCTGCAGC
The Candidatus Krumholzibacteriia bacterium DNA segment above includes these coding regions:
- a CDS encoding DUF3341 domain-containing protein, producing the protein MAAVTHGSKLHGMLAMFEDPADVVEAIHRTKEEGYSEFDTFSPYPVEEFADAQDAHHSWLPWIVLAGGVFGALLGWFLQFYTSTEVYPMNIGGRPFNSWPAFIVVIFECTILFGAFSAVFGMLALNGLPAPYHPLFNVESFKRASQDRYFLLIEAKDPRFDEQRTRDFMQSLGPNEVSPVEE
- the coxB gene encoding cytochrome c oxidase subunit II, with the translated sequence MTPLPSMLPLANIPLMPEQASTMAKRVDDLYYVMIGLSAVATILIVAALVFFIVRYRRRHEDEIGHREHAGNWLEITWTVIPGLIFLGLFYWGAHVYFENYRIPADAERYYVVGKQWMWKYQHPSGNREINDLHVPVGRPIELVITSEDVIHSFYVPAFRVKRDAVPGQYTTAWFEATKTGTYDIFCAEYCGAEHSLMIGKIHVMEEADYQEWLDGKSDGRSLIATGEQLFEEKACSTCHQPDSSARAPILNGIYGSEIALLGGNRTKADDNYIRESILEPSAKVVAGYQPIMPTYKGQLTEEEILELMSYIKSLDGADQGAQGTR
- a CDS encoding cytochrome c, which translates into the protein MKSRRIGIALIAAAFLAVSTGCADMKDQPRFEPYEQSDFFPDGRASRELVDGTVPRGFLREDDAYYRGLTDDGTFVERIPAAVDAAMLERGRERYDIFCSPCHSMTGDGNGMIVQRGYKQASSYHQPRLRAIEDGYLYDVITNGFGQMAGYASQIDPEDRWAIVAYIRALQLAQFTDVATVEPDIRSVLERGEVYDVRSLEKKDEGDDHGAAH
- a CDS encoding TAT-variant-translocated molybdopterin oxidoreductase, with translation MKSEPTTEGGLRVEEIRARLAGKQGPAYWRSLDELARTDEFAEMVHKEFPQMLPVEGATTSRRRFLQLMGASLALAGLNACSIQPEERILPYTKQPEEIVPGKPLYYATAHPHGAFGRGMLVESHMGRPTKIEGNPDHGSSLGATDLFDQASILDLYDPDRAQTPEYLGNLRSWENFAESIRTQLEAQRGLRGQGLRIVMESTTSPTIRRLLGQLREDFPQCDVVTFDAAGHDAAARAARRAFGAPTHVHYDLAAADVVVTLDHDLLTEGPGAVRYARDFADGRRVVEDESRMNRLYAVESSPTSTGSLADHRLRLSPGRVERFAVALAAELGVDGVTASTDDDLRTWVRNVARDLQANRGRSLVTAGEHTPEDLQVLCHAINGALGNLGRTIRLTEAVIDDDRPSTENLRRFVDDLERGAVDVVFFLGGNPVFDAPADLDLTAAIQRAELRIRVSSFVDETANVCQWQIPASHYLESWGDIRAHDGSAMVVQPLIRPLYQSKSYSQVLALILGDAGASDLALVQETWRAAAEGDFDRQWRRWLHDGGIAGGAAASILRSVDTAAVREAAGEVGASRGMAVVFRPDPTIGDGRWANNAWLQECPKPHTRITWDNAALMSPRTAEALDVSNEEMIRITAGDRSLEIAAWILPGHADDTITVHLGYGRERAGRIGNGCGFDATALRSSDAWWRVDGVEVEPLGQRYRLASTQTHHNMEDRYLVRHGTIEQIRSGHHFHDPTHGIKVDKSLMPGHEYDGYKWGMVVDLSTCTGCNACVVACHSENNIAIVGKEEVLNGRELHWMRIDRYFEGDLDQPATYLQPVMCQHCEQAPCEVVCPVAATVHSEEGINTMAYNRCVGTRYCGNNCPYKVRRFNFYQYADQDTESLKLGRNPDVTVRHRGVMEKCTYCIQRTNQAKIEAKVNDMPLSETGLQSACQQACPTEAIQFGDLNDPDTRVSKWKESDLDYGILTELGTRPRTTYLRRVSNPNPELARS
- a CDS encoding SCO family protein, whose amino-acid sequence is MKLLRWTVLGLATFAFVAQASVADARYGKQERLEEDGSLPGDLREVGFDQRLGEDVPLDLTFTDEAGEEVRLGKFFGSDKPVVLALVYYECPMLCDMILSGLTTSLEILNFDPGTDYEVVVISFDPGEDHFLASAKKRGYMQQFGRPGTEGGFHFLTGTPENIDAVTDAVGFTYSYDEDRDEYAHASGITILTPGGKISRYLFGAEFAPKDLRLALVDSGDSKIGSAVDQLLLFCYNYDPATGRYGAATMNLVRLGGALTLVAVIGFIVFSRRRDRQSARVPNEELPQS
- the nrfD gene encoding NrfD/PsrC family molybdoenzyme membrane anchor subunit, with protein sequence MTEGDDRHQLTAPIVGPGHTPASVTDKIATVVTAETPKWWFLGAAAAFGLLSIFLLSVGVLFWKGVGIWGINNPVYWGFAIINFVWWIGIGHAGTLISAILLLLRQNWRNSINRFAEAMTIFAVACAGMFPLLHLGRPYRFYYLLPHPNTFELWPQFRSPLIWDVFAVTTYALVSILFWYVGLIPDLATLRDRAKNRFAAFVYGILAAGWRGSTRHWHQYEVASMLLAGLATPLVVSVHTVVSFDFATSQLPGWHTTIFPPYFVAGAVFAGFAMVITLALPLRWLFGLQDFITDTHMDLMGKVMLATGLIVVYGYAIEIFVGWYSGSPYERYMLINRMSGPYMWSYIALWVCNFAAVQFLWSKRIRSNMLALFVISMFVNVGMWLERFVIVVTSLHRDFMPSSWGMYQGTIWDWATFVGTIGLFLSLMFLFIRFLPMISIFEMRMILPEASKAKKGS